The following are encoded together in the Diabrotica undecimpunctata isolate CICGRU chromosome 7, icDiaUnde3, whole genome shotgun sequence genome:
- the LOC140445922 gene encoding uncharacterized protein, producing MAFMMPVVKNDWDIYKANRSRRVSECANPTSCRSRKVSECKSEGPSLSTSPGSEFVTSPIRSSVPSNMSSRQYSRASSRTSESSLPSPVRNMSIGSSPPKNDSEPTLNKFHNRLLDKLKKSLRSGSESEKTSS from the coding sequence ATGGCTTTTATGATGCCAGTAGTGAAAAACGATTGGGATATCTACAAAGCCAATCGTTCTCGAAGAGTTTCTGAATGTGCGAATCCAACGTCGTGTCGTTCGAGAAAAGTGTCTGAGTGTAAATCAGAAGGACCAAGTCTGTCGACTTCTCCTGGATCGGAATTTGTAACATCTCCGATCCGTAGTTCTGTGCCCAGCAATATGTCATCCAGACAGTACTCCAGAGCAAGTTCCAGAACTAGTGAAAGCAGCCTTCCCAGCCCCGTAAGGAATATGAGCATAGGGTCATCGCCCCCGAAGAACGACTCAGAACCGACCTTGAACAAGTTCCACAACAGACTTCTGGACAAATTGAAGAAGTCCTTGAGGAGTGGGTCAGAGAGCGAAAAAACCAGTTCATGA